A stretch of Arachis hypogaea cultivar Tifrunner chromosome 15, arahy.Tifrunner.gnm2.J5K5, whole genome shotgun sequence DNA encodes these proteins:
- the LOC140179318 gene encoding uncharacterized protein, protein MTEFLVEVTGEAPDVPNTRWKLHVDGASNQTFGGAGIILKNSVGVAYEQSIIFDFPVSNNQAECEALIGGLILAKEVGASRVEVSSDSQTITSQISGSYQARDALLEKYLEKVKELCKNFEEVTIQHVPRERNARADLFSKLARSEHQGWKSVATPRSSPLIMATTKPGTHYYKNS, encoded by the coding sequence ATGACCGAATTCCTGGTAGAAGTCACAGGGGAGGCTCCTGACGTACCgaacacacggtggaagctccatgttgACGGAGCATCCAACCAAACGTTCGGAGGGGCTGGGATCATTCTCAAAAACTCGGTAGGAGTAGCCTATGAACAATCAATCATATTCGACTTCCCAGTCTCCAATAACCAGGCAGAGTGTGAGGCCCTGATAGGAGGGTTGATATTAGCCAAAGAGGTCGGAGCATCAAGGGTGGAAGTCAGTAGCGACTCCCAGACCATCACCTCTCAGATAAGCGGCAGCTACCAAGCCAGGGACGCACTACTGGAAAAATACCTAGAAAAGGTAAAGGAGCTATGCAAAAACTTTGAGGAAGTCACAATTCAGCATGTCCCTAGAGAAAGAAACGCCCGAGCCGACCTCTTTTCCAAACTAGCAAGGTCGGAGCATCAAGGGTGGAAGTCAGTAGCGACTCCCAGATCGTCACCTCTCATAATGGCAACTACCAAGCCAGGGACGCACTACTACAAAAATtcctag